A DNA window from Carassius gibelio isolate Cgi1373 ecotype wild population from Czech Republic chromosome A8, carGib1.2-hapl.c, whole genome shotgun sequence contains the following coding sequences:
- the LOC128018148 gene encoding protein ELFN1-like, whose amino-acid sequence MAKAQMSILPGSSGQGGGMVTSALLCWAMALVFLSLTRVPVVQGDCWLIEGEKGFVWLAICSQNQPPYENIPSHINSTIVDLRLNENKIRSIHFSSLSRFGNLTYLNMTKNDISYIEDGAFSAQFNLQVLQIGFNKLRNLTEGMLRGLGRLQYLYLQANLIETVSANAFWECPAIENIDLSMNRIQQLDGATFRGLLKLTTCELYLNPFSCSCELLGFLRWLAAFPNRTSERMVCDTPAGFSGYSLLSQNPRMPRFRNAFHALSSVCDDDNVTPYLHGSSDGSTPSMLPDFSPCGLDDCSSGTFPVEPISISPTFLDPDARPVMKLKEVTHTSAIITIQIPNPFRKMYILVLYNNSFFTDIQNLKSQREDIELQNLKSHTNYTYCVASIRNSLRFNHTCLTISTGPRTLQEHVPSESTTTLYIMIILGCLFGMLIVLGLVFHCLRKRKQQDEPKSKKLEKMKRNLIEMKYGTELEQGTISQLSQKQILSTGETVQRMPYLPTASDTEQYKMQEISGTPKTTKGNYMEVRSEQPERSIRECSIPPSETSQGSVAEISTIAKEVDKVNQIINNCIDALKSDSTSFQAAKSGAVSTAEPQLVLISEHPPGKSGFLSPVYKEGYHHPLQRHHSMDAPQKRASTSSSGSMRSPRSFRSEGAYRSESKYIEKASPIDESDIITVTPAAAILRAEAERIRQYSEHRHSYPGPHHIEDSIEVSGSRKSSILEPLTCSKPRELSYSQLSPRYHNLSGYSSPEYSCRPSLNLWERFKLHRKRHRDDEEYIAAGHALRRKVQFAKDEDLHDILDYWKGVSAQQKS is encoded by the coding sequence ATGGCTAAAGCACAGATGTCTATTTTGCCTGGGTCCAGTGGACAAGGAGGAGGTATGGTGACCAGTGCCTTACTTTGCTGGGCTATGGCTCTAGTGTTCCTCTCATTGACGAGGGTGCCTGTTGTTCAAGGTGACTGCTGGCTGATTGAAGGGGAAAAGGGATTTGTGTGGTTGGCAATCTGCAGCCAGAACCAGCCACCATATGAAAATATTCCATCGCATATTAACAGCACAATTGTTGACCTGCGCCTCAATGAGAACAAGATTCGAAGCATCCACTTTTCTTccttaagtcgctttggaaatcTCACATACCTGAATATGACTAAGAATGACATTTCTTATATAGAAGATGGGGCTTTCTCTGCCCAATTCAATCTTCAAGTACTGCAGATCGGCTTTAACAAGCTAAGGAACTTGACTGAGGGGATGCTGAGAGGATTGGGACGCTTACAGTACCTCTATCTTCAGGCTAATCTGATCGAGACTGTCTCGGCCAATGCCTTCTGGGAGTGTCCTGCGATAGAAAACATTGACCTCTCCATGAACAGGATTCAGCAACTGGATGGTGCTACATTTCGAGGTCTTTTGAAGCTTACAACATGTGAGCTCTATTTAAACCCATTCAGTTGCTCATGTGAGCTGTTGGGATTCCTGCGCTGGCTTGCTGCGTTCCCAAACCGGACAAGTGAGCGGATGGTGTGTGACACACCTGCTGGCTTTTCAGGCTACAGTCTCTTGAGTCAGAACCCCAGGATGCCAAGATTTCGGAATGCTTTCCATGCACTATCCTCTGTCTGCGATGATGACAACGTGACGCCATATCTTCATGGATCTTCAGATGGTAGCACTCCCTCAATGTTGCCTGATTTTAGCCCTTGCGGACTGGATGATTGTTCCTCAGGAACATTTCCAGTGGAGCCCATAAGCATCAGCCCCACCTTTCTGGATCCAGATGCACGTCCTGTAATGAAACTAAAAGAAGTTACCCACACAAGTGCAATAATAACCATCCAGATTCCAAATCCATTTCGCAAAATGTACATCCTTGTCCTGTATAATAACAGCTTCTTCACTGATATCCAAAACCTGAAAAGCCAGAGAGAAGACATTGAGCTACAGAACCTTAAATCTCATACTAACTACACATATTGTGTGGCATCCATTCGTAATTCACTGAGATTCAACCACACCTGCCTGACCATATCTACAGGACCAAGGACATTGCAAGAACATGTGCCAAGTGAATCAACTACCACACTTTACATTATGATCATCCTAGGTTGTCTCTTTGGGATGTTGATTGTTCTGGGTTTAGTGTTCCATTGCTTGAGAAAGCGCAAACAACAAGATGAGCCAAAGAGCAAGAAGCTGGAAAAGATGAAAAGAAACTTGATCGAGATGAAATATGGAACTGAATTGGAACAAGGCACTATATCACAGCTGTCACAGAAACAAATTCTGTCCACTGGTGAAACAGTACAAAGGATGCCATACTTGCCAACTGCCAGTGACACAGAACAGTATAAGATGCAAGAGATCTCTGGGACACCAAAGACTACAAAAGGGAATTACATGGAAGTGAGATCAGAGCAGCCAGAGCGCAGCATTAGGGAATGCAGCATTCCTCCATCAGAAACCAGTCAGGGATCTGTTGCAGAGATATCCACGATTGCAAAAGAAGTGGACAAAGTAAACCAGATCATCAACAACTGCATCGATGCACTCAAATCCGATTCAACATCATTCCAGGCTGCAAAATCTGGCGCTGTATCCACAGCAGAGCCGCAGTTGGTCCTTATATCAGAACATCCACCAGGCAAGTCTGGTTTTCTGTCTCCAGTGTACAAAGAAGGGTACCATCATCCTCTACAGAGGCACCACAGTATGGATGCCCCACAAAAGCGTGCAAGCACATCCTCAAGTGGTTCAATGCGCAGTCCACGCTCTTTCCGTTCTGAAGGAGCTTACAGATCAGAGTCCAAATATATTGAGAAGGCATCTCCAATCGATGAGTCGGATATCATAACAGTCACTCCAGCTGCTGCAATCCTGAGGGCAGAGGCGGAGCGGATTCGACAATACAGCGAACACAGGCACTCCTACCCTGGTCCCCACCACATAGAGGACTCGATAGAGGTGTCAGGAAGCCGGAAGTCATCCATTCTGGAGCCTTTGACGTGCTCCAAACCACGGGAGCTGTCCTATTCACAGCTCTCACCACGTTACCACAACCTCAGTGGCTATTCAAGCCCCGAGTACAGCTGTAGGCCTTCTCTTAACCTGTGGGAACGTTTTAAACTCCACCGCAAACGTCACAGGGATGATGAAGAATACATTGCAGCAGGTCATGCATTAAGGAGGAAAGTACAGTTTGCCAAAGATGAGGACCTACATGACATTTTGGACTACTGGAAAGGAGTCTCCGCTCAGCAGAAATCATGA